One stretch of Candidatus Omnitrophota bacterium DNA includes these proteins:
- a CDS encoding electron transfer flavoprotein subunit alpha has translation MSDKNAISVILAKCTGCTLCVRSCPFGAIQILNISAELNVHAEQGRGMNKKAVIDMSKCNLCGACVDVCKFKAIELKRAAKGPKKDLSAYKDVWVFCEQKKGVIQPISFELLGEGKKLARKLGTKLCAVILGSDIEAKIDELSARGADKVYIVDAPGLKFYQDDPYTKVLVELVSEYKPEVVLCGATTIGRSLISRVAVKIDAGLTADCTGLDIDEKEKLLLQTRPAFGGNIMATIITPNHRPQMATVRHKVMKEAEIHKTHKAEVIRKKYPDNIISSRTTLLDVIEEIEETVNLTEADIIVSGGSGMGGPDNFAIVKELAKVLGAAVGSSRRAVDAGWMPYSHQVGQTGKTVCPKLYIACGISGQIQHLIGMQSSKVIVAINKDPDAPIFKVATYGIVGDLFEIIPALTKEFRKILKKC, from the coding sequence ATGAGTGATAAAAATGCTATTAGCGTAATACTCGCAAAATGCACGGGCTGCACGCTCTGCGTCAGGTCATGTCCGTTCGGCGCCATCCAGATATTGAACATTTCGGCGGAGCTCAATGTTCATGCCGAGCAGGGTCGAGGGATGAATAAGAAGGCAGTGATCGACATGTCGAAGTGCAACCTCTGCGGGGCATGCGTCGATGTCTGCAAGTTCAAAGCTATAGAACTAAAGAGAGCGGCGAAGGGCCCTAAAAAAGACCTGAGTGCCTACAAGGATGTCTGGGTATTCTGTGAACAGAAGAAAGGCGTTATCCAGCCCATATCGTTTGAGCTCCTGGGGGAGGGGAAGAAGCTTGCCAGGAAACTCGGGACCAAGCTCTGCGCCGTAATATTGGGAAGCGATATTGAGGCGAAGATTGATGAGCTTTCGGCGAGGGGCGCGGACAAAGTATATATAGTCGATGCGCCCGGACTCAAATTTTATCAGGATGATCCTTATACAAAAGTGCTTGTGGAGCTTGTAAGTGAGTATAAGCCGGAGGTGGTGCTATGCGGCGCGACCACTATAGGCAGGAGCCTGATATCCAGGGTGGCCGTGAAGATCGACGCCGGCCTTACTGCAGACTGCACGGGGCTGGATATAGATGAAAAAGAGAAACTTCTTTTGCAGACGCGGCCCGCTTTCGGCGGAAATATCATGGCGACCATCATAACGCCGAACCACAGGCCGCAGATGGCGACTGTCAGGCATAAGGTCATGAAAGAGGCTGAGATCCACAAGACGCATAAGGCCGAAGTAATAAGGAAGAAGTATCCGGATAATATCATCAGCTCGCGGACTACCCTACTTGACGTTATAGAAGAGATAGAGGAGACAGTAAACCTGACCGAAGCCGATATAATCGTTTCTGGTGGCAGCGGCATGGGCGGTCCTGATAACTTTGCTATAGTCAAAGAGCTGGCCAAGGTGTTAGGAGCCGCTGTAGGGTCTTCCAGAAGAGCCGTAGATGCAGGCTGGATGCCTTATTCCCACCAGGTGGGGCAGACAGGCAAGACCGTATGTCCTAAGCTATATATAGCCTGTGGGATAAGCGGCCAGATACAGCATCTTATAGGTATGCAGTCGTCTAAGGTCATCGTAGCCATAAATAAGGATCCTGACGCACCTATATTTAAGGTAGCCACATATGGCATAGTAGGCGACCTCTTCGAGATAATCCCCGCATTGACAAAGGAATTTCGCAAAATCCTCAAGAAATGTTAA
- a CDS encoding electron transfer flavoprotein subunit beta/FixA family protein, whose amino-acid sequence MNIIVCIKQVPNTTDVKIDPVTNTLIRDGVESVINPFDAYAIEESVRLKERFGGKVTVITMGPPQAENALKEAISLGCDEAILVSDRKFAGSDTWATSYTLSCAIKKIGAFDVILCGKQASDGDTAQVGPGISTHLDVPQVTYVKKIEDISSSKAKVERMTEEGYDIVETPLPCLFTVVKEINTPRLPSLKGMMKAKSTKITKWTADDIGADPKSIGLEGSPTRVVKIFTPPPRVGGQILKGDTCEIAGKLAELLKDVVI is encoded by the coding sequence GTGAACATAATCGTCTGCATTAAGCAGGTCCCCAATACTACCGACGTTAAGATCGATCCGGTGACTAATACGCTTATCCGCGACGGCGTCGAGAGCGTCATTAATCCCTTCGACGCGTACGCCATAGAGGAAAGCGTGCGCCTCAAGGAGAGGTTCGGAGGCAAGGTCACGGTCATCACGATGGGGCCGCCGCAGGCCGAGAACGCCCTGAAAGAGGCGATCTCGCTGGGCTGCGATGAAGCTATCCTGGTGAGCGACAGGAAGTTCGCGGGCTCCGATACATGGGCCACCAGCTACACGCTTTCATGCGCGATAAAGAAGATAGGGGCCTTTGACGTCATACTCTGCGGAAAGCAGGCTTCCGATGGGGATACCGCCCAGGTCGGGCCGGGCATATCGACGCATCTTGATGTGCCGCAAGTCACATATGTAAAGAAAATAGAGGATATATCCAGCAGTAAGGCAAAGGTCGAAAGGATGACGGAAGAGGGCTACGATATCGTCGAGACGCCGCTCCCGTGCCTTTTCACTGTCGTGAAAGAGATAAATACGCCGCGCCTGCCTTCTCTGAAAGGGATGATGAAGGCTAAGTCGACAAAGATAACCAAATGGACTGCCGATGATATAGGGGCAGACCCGAAGAGCATAGGCCTGGAAGGCTCGCCGACGCGCGTCGTAAAAATATTTACGCCTCCGCCGAGGGTCGGCGGCCAGATATTGAAAGGCGACACCTGCGAGATCGCAGGGAAACTGGCGGAATTGTTGAAGGATGTAGTGATATAG
- a CDS encoding acyl-CoA dehydrogenase family protein has product MDYLLNEQQTMIRDLARQVANEKIKPVAAKYDENEEFAWEIVKVLSDSDLFGIYIPEAYGGLGGGVLEMCIVAEELSKACGGIALGFAGTALGTYPILLYGNEEQKKKYLPDIAKGKKVAAFCITEAEAGSDAGSIRTSAKKEGDHYILNGTKQWITNGGEADVYTVIAITDKTKGARGASAFIVEKGTKGLDFGKKEKKLGIRASATREVIFTDCKIPKENLISKEGMGFIVAMKTFDNSRPGVAAQALGIAQGALDLSVDYSRKRYQFGQPISSFQAIQHMMADMATQVEAARALVYSTARMIDAGCKNISKESAMSKVYASDVAMKVTVDAVQIFGGYGYMRDYPIEKYMRDAKITQIYEGTNQIQRNVIAANLIKESLR; this is encoded by the coding sequence ATGGACTACCTGTTAAATGAACAACAGACCATGATACGGGACCTGGCGCGCCAGGTAGCTAATGAGAAGATCAAGCCCGTGGCGGCCAAGTATGATGAGAACGAGGAATTCGCGTGGGAGATAGTCAAAGTCTTGTCTGATAGCGACCTATTTGGGATATATATACCTGAGGCTTACGGGGGCTTGGGCGGCGGCGTATTGGAGATGTGCATTGTCGCCGAAGAGCTGTCCAAGGCATGCGGCGGCATAGCTTTGGGCTTCGCCGGGACTGCCCTGGGTACATACCCGATACTGCTTTACGGAAATGAAGAGCAGAAGAAGAAGTATCTGCCGGACATAGCAAAAGGGAAAAAGGTAGCCGCGTTCTGTATTACAGAAGCGGAAGCCGGGTCGGACGCCGGCAGCATAAGGACGAGCGCAAAGAAAGAAGGCGACCACTATATCCTGAACGGGACCAAGCAGTGGATCACGAACGGCGGAGAAGCCGATGTATATACGGTCATAGCGATTACCGATAAAACGAAGGGCGCCCGGGGGGCAAGCGCGTTCATAGTCGAGAAAGGCACCAAGGGGCTTGATTTCGGCAAGAAAGAGAAGAAATTAGGCATAAGGGCCTCTGCTACCAGGGAAGTCATATTCACTGATTGCAAGATACCCAAAGAGAACCTTATATCAAAGGAAGGTATGGGATTCATCGTAGCTATGAAGACATTCGATAATTCCAGGCCCGGAGTAGCTGCTCAGGCGCTTGGCATAGCCCAGGGCGCGTTAGACCTGTCTGTCGATTATTCGCGCAAGCGCTACCAGTTCGGCCAGCCTATATCGAGTTTCCAGGCTATACAGCATATGATGGCGGATATGGCCACACAGGTAGAAGCGGCGCGCGCATTGGTCTATTCTACGGCCAGGATGATAGACGCCGGCTGTAAGAACATATCAAAAGAATCGGCTATGTCCAAGGTATACGCGAGCGACGTAGCGATGAAGGTAACCGTGGATGCCGTCCAGATATTCGGCGGATACGGATATATGAGGGATTACCCGATCGAAAAATATATGCGCGACGCGAAGATCACCCAGATATACGAAGGCACGAATCAGATACAACGTAACGTAATCGCTGCGAATTTGATTAAAGAAAGTCTGAGGTAG
- the fabF gene encoding beta-ketoacyl-ACP synthase II: MPNKRRVVVTGLGAVSPVGCTIEEIWKSLLEGKSGVRRLECFDPAHYTSKVAAEVRNFDPSNYLSPKEMKRMDRFVQFAVMSAKMAVADAKLDLARADRDRIGVMVGSGIGGLHTIEAEHRQYIALGPVKGPDRISPFLIPMLIVNMAAGQVSITLGLKGPNSAVATACATSNHAIGDALRIIQRGEADLMVSGGSEAAITNMGFGGFCALKALSTAYNDEPERASRPFDKNRDGFVIGEGAGIVILEELQHAIKRSAKIYCELIGYGMSGDAYHMTAPDPEGDGGVRCMKASIKDAGVKLEDVDYINAHGTSTIYNDRIETLAIKKVFGAHAKKLAISSTKSVTGHLLGAAGGIELIATALALKEGIIPPTINYETPDPDCDLDYVPNKPRAAKIKVAMSNALGFGGHNATLVVKKFI; the protein is encoded by the coding sequence ATGCCTAATAAACGAAGAGTTGTTGTAACGGGTCTCGGTGCGGTATCTCCGGTAGGCTGTACTATTGAAGAAATCTGGAAATCTCTCCTAGAAGGCAAGAGCGGTGTCAGGCGCCTTGAGTGTTTCGATCCTGCGCATTACACGTCAAAGGTAGCCGCGGAAGTCAGGAATTTCGACCCTTCAAATTACCTATCCCCGAAAGAGATGAAGCGGATGGATCGCTTTGTCCAGTTTGCTGTGATGTCCGCAAAGATGGCCGTAGCCGACGCAAAGCTGGATCTGGCCAGGGCCGACAGGGACAGGATAGGTGTCATGGTCGGTTCCGGCATAGGCGGCCTGCATACCATTGAGGCGGAGCATAGGCAGTATATTGCCCTGGGCCCGGTAAAAGGCCCCGACAGGATATCCCCGTTCCTGATACCTATGCTTATAGTCAATATGGCCGCAGGACAGGTCTCTATTACACTGGGCCTTAAAGGCCCGAATTCAGCCGTAGCCACCGCATGCGCTACCAGTAATCACGCTATAGGGGATGCCTTAAGGATAATACAGAGAGGTGAAGCGGATCTGATGGTGTCCGGCGGGTCAGAGGCTGCAATTACGAACATGGGGTTTGGCGGGTTTTGCGCATTGAAGGCGTTATCGACCGCTTATAATGACGAACCTGAACGCGCATCGAGGCCATTCGATAAAAACAGGGACGGGTTTGTTATCGGGGAAGGGGCGGGCATAGTTATTTTGGAAGAACTGCAGCATGCCATTAAGCGGAGCGCTAAGATATACTGCGAGCTGATAGGTTACGGTATGAGCGGGGACGCTTATCATATGACGGCGCCTGATCCCGAAGGCGACGGCGGGGTAAGATGTATGAAGGCTTCCATTAAGGATGCCGGCGTTAAGCTTGAAGACGTCGACTATATAAACGCCCACGGAACCTCTACAATTTATAACGATAGGATAGAAACTCTTGCGATAAAGAAGGTATTCGGCGCCCACGCGAAGAAGCTTGCCATAAGCTCGACAAAGTCCGTTACGGGCCACTTGCTTGGAGCTGCAGGCGGCATAGAATTGATAGCGACCGCTCTGGCCCTTAAAGAGGGTATAATACCTCCTACTATTAATTATGAGACGCCCGACCCGGATTGCGATCTCGATTACGTTCCGAACAAACCTCGCGCGGCGAAGATCAAGGTCGCCATGTCAAACGCCCTGGGATTCGGCGGTCATAATGCGACGCTTGTGGTGAAGAAGTTCATCTGA
- the acpP gene encoding acyl carrier protein, with translation MEVSQDKIRQIIADQLGVKKEEVTDNAKFVDDLGADSLDTVELVMALEEEFGIEIPDEDAEKLATVGDALRYIDEKSGSK, from the coding sequence ATGGAAGTATCTCAGGACAAGATCAGGCAGATCATAGCCGACCAACTCGGCGTTAAGAAAGAAGAAGTAACCGATAATGCGAAATTTGTCGATGATTTAGGGGCGGATTCGCTCGATACGGTGGAACTTGTCATGGCTTTGGAAGAAGAGTTCGGCATAGAGATACCCGATGAAGATGCCGAGAAGCTAGCCACAGTAGGAGACGCGCTGAGATATATTGACGAGAAGTCCGGCAGCAAATAG
- the fabG gene encoding 3-oxoacyl-[acyl-carrier-protein] reductase: MLKDRVALITGGARGIGREIALLFAKEGADIAICDVNAETLAATQKELEALGRKVLAEVVDITKADKVDAFAQKILDKLKKIDILVNNAGITRDALLVRMSEADWDAVLTVNLKGAFNCTKIVSKIMMKQRDGRIVNLASIIGIMGNPGQANYAASKGGLIAFTKTVAKELASRNVRANAIAPGFIQTDMTAKLSDEVKGEMLKYVPLGKFGTVRDVANLALFLASDDSSYITGQVIQVDGGMVM; this comes from the coding sequence CTTAAGGATAGGGTGGCGCTTATAACCGGAGGCGCGCGCGGCATAGGCAGGGAGATAGCGCTTCTATTCGCTAAAGAGGGCGCGGACATTGCCATATGCGATGTGAACGCCGAAACGCTTGCGGCTACACAAAAAGAGCTGGAGGCGCTCGGCCGGAAGGTGTTGGCCGAGGTTGTTGACATAACAAAAGCCGATAAGGTCGATGCGTTTGCCCAAAAAATTCTTGACAAACTTAAAAAAATAGATATACTTGTAAACAATGCAGGCATTACCAGGGACGCGCTTCTTGTCAGAATGTCAGAGGCTGACTGGGACGCTGTCCTGACCGTTAACCTAAAAGGCGCTTTCAACTGCACCAAGATCGTCTCTAAAATAATGATGAAGCAGCGGGATGGCAGGATAGTCAATCTCGCCTCCATAATAGGTATAATGGGAAATCCCGGGCAGGCCAATTATGCGGCGTCAAAAGGCGGGCTCATTGCTTTCACCAAGACGGTCGCTAAAGAACTTGCTTCGCGGAATGTGAGGGCCAACGCGATAGCCCCCGGATTCATTCAAACGGATATGACCGCGAAACTTTCTGATGAAGTAAAAGGCGAGATGTTGAAGTATGTTCCGCTCGGTAAATTCGGGACCGTCCGGGATGTTGCAAATCTCGCATTATTTTTGGCAAGCGATGACTCGTCCTATATAACCGGACAGGTTATACAGGTTGATGGCGGAATGGTAATGTAA